The Carnobacterium divergens genome includes a window with the following:
- a CDS encoding carbohydrate ABC transporter permease, producing MEEKRKKKKINTVKVQTFGKKADIFFNIIIALFAFSCIFPFIFVIIISFTSETSLITEGYRIIPSSWSFDGYRYLYEMKDQILQALFITVFVTVVGTLVNVTFTSTYAYAISRNSFRYRKFFTVFALVTMLFSAGMVPNYIVMTTLLNLKDTVWALILPMALSPFNIIVMRTFFKRSVPDAIIESAKIDGAGELRVFMQIVLPLAVPGIATISLFAALGYWNDWFNALLYIQSDNLVPLQYLLMKIQSNIEYMSQNANMSSALSGGAAAIPKEATRMAMVVISTVPIACSYPFFQKYFISGLTIGGVKE from the coding sequence ATGGAAGAAAAACGTAAAAAGAAAAAAATAAATACAGTAAAGGTGCAAACCTTCGGAAAAAAAGCGGATATTTTCTTTAACATTATTATCGCGCTCTTCGCTTTCTCCTGTATCTTCCCATTTATTTTTGTTATTATTATTTCATTTACAAGTGAAACGTCACTAATAACAGAAGGGTATCGAATCATACCTTCTTCATGGAGTTTTGATGGGTATCGATACCTTTACGAGATGAAAGATCAAATTTTACAAGCGCTATTTATTACGGTTTTTGTAACGGTTGTAGGGACGTTAGTGAACGTGACGTTTACCTCTACGTATGCCTATGCTATTTCAAGAAATTCGTTTCGTTACCGTAAATTTTTCACCGTGTTTGCCTTAGTCACAATGTTATTTAGTGCAGGAATGGTACCAAACTATATCGTAATGACAACGTTATTAAACTTAAAAGATACTGTTTGGGCATTGATTTTGCCAATGGCGTTAAGTCCCTTTAATATCATCGTGATGCGCACCTTCTTTAAACGCTCTGTACCAGATGCGATTATTGAATCAGCAAAAATCGATGGAGCAGGTGAATTACGCGTCTTTATGCAAATCGTATTGCCACTAGCAGTCCCTGGAATTGCAACAATCAGCTTGTTTGCGGCTTTAGGTTATTGGAATGATTGGTTTAATGCATTGCTTTACATTCAAAGTGATAACTTAGTTCCTTTACAATATTTATTAATGAAAATTCAAAGCAATATTGAATATATGTCCCAAAACGCCAACATGAGTTCAGCATTAAGCGGTGGGGCAGCAGCAATTCCAAAAGAAGCAACAAGAATGGCGATGGTTGTTATTTCAACAGTTCCAATCGCATGTAGTTATCCATTTTTCCAAAAATATTTTATCAGTGGTTTGACAATTGGCGGAGTTAAAGAATAA
- a CDS encoding sensor histidine kinase codes for MKSKQNQIYSLLKIYSMILIVGVTVFSLVVSYTISKKNNEEAKQVTVDISNRIDAILVEDEKKAARMATELTSNPLRIENLYRYFQLDYQQYLSYTLDISQDYNMYIYLPKEIEHMYYLDESIQSVAISLNEFKEVYSSTLTNKQGIKLEEFPKDTGVMIPKLLNNPDTSKYIGTFYLSLSVEEFNKAVTNNSQQTESETFIFSNTNRLIYSRKTKEKDSPLESELIQQMNDHSKIQPSKLKESYFMTQLKTKEGYQIYTFVPKKSVFLKSAKSFLWLFLFSLIIDSILLLTLFKLFGKYVRQVEDILLSINEITKGKIENRIEVNHKQAEMKQISIGINQMLDSIQTYLKDIYELEIKQKDADMRALQSQINPHFLYNTLEYIRMSAVSEGADELAEVVYNFAALLRNNISQEKTVTLENELKFCEKYVYLYQMRYPESIAYSFSIEESIKSLPIPKFAIQPLIENYFQHGIDYLKMENAIGVKAYRENEEIVIKISDNGLGMSEIQYGAINEALAFNHEVKVNSVGIHNVNTRLRLYYGSSYHMKYFPTKNGGTTIVIRFKDKGEQT; via the coding sequence ATGAAAAGCAAACAGAATCAAATTTACTCCCTATTAAAAATATACTCAATGATTTTGATTGTTGGCGTCACTGTTTTCTCTTTAGTCGTTAGTTATACCATTTCTAAGAAGAACAACGAAGAAGCCAAACAGGTTACAGTAGATATTTCCAATCGAATCGATGCCATTTTAGTTGAAGATGAAAAAAAGGCCGCACGTATGGCGACAGAGTTGACATCCAATCCTTTACGCATCGAGAATTTATATCGCTATTTCCAACTGGACTATCAACAGTATCTTAGTTATACCTTAGACATCAGTCAAGACTATAACATGTATATTTACCTACCCAAAGAAATTGAACACATGTATTACTTAGACGAATCCATTCAATCTGTTGCTATTTCGTTAAATGAATTTAAGGAAGTGTATTCATCAACTTTGACTAACAAGCAAGGCATCAAACTGGAGGAATTTCCAAAAGACACCGGAGTAATGATTCCAAAATTATTAAACAATCCAGATACATCAAAATATATCGGTACGTTTTATTTATCATTGAGTGTAGAGGAATTTAACAAAGCTGTTACAAATAATAGCCAACAAACAGAATCGGAAACCTTTATTTTTTCAAACACGAATCGCTTGATCTACTCAAGAAAAACAAAAGAAAAGGATTCTCCACTAGAATCAGAACTAATTCAACAAATGAACGATCATTCAAAAATTCAACCATCGAAACTAAAAGAATCGTATTTTATGACACAATTAAAAACAAAAGAAGGGTATCAAATTTATACTTTTGTCCCTAAAAAATCAGTATTTTTAAAGTCAGCTAAAAGCTTTCTGTGGTTGTTTTTATTTAGTTTGATCATTGATAGTATCTTACTGCTAACACTTTTTAAATTATTTGGAAAGTATGTTCGACAAGTAGAAGATATTTTACTATCAATCAATGAAATTACCAAAGGTAAAATCGAGAATCGGATTGAAGTCAATCACAAGCAAGCTGAAATGAAACAAATCTCGATTGGAATCAACCAGATGTTAGATAGCATTCAAACCTATTTAAAGGATATCTATGAGCTGGAAATCAAACAAAAAGATGCGGACATGCGAGCGTTACAATCGCAAATCAATCCTCATTTTTTGTATAATACACTAGAGTACATTCGGATGTCTGCTGTCAGTGAAGGTGCAGATGAACTGGCAGAGGTTGTATACAATTTTGCAGCCTTGTTACGCAATAATATTTCACAAGAAAAAACAGTCACATTAGAAAATGAATTGAAATTTTGTGAAAAATACGTTTACCTTTACCAAATGCGTTACCCAGAAAGCATCGCCTATTCTTTTTCAATCGAAGAATCTATAAAAAGCTTACCTATTCCAAAATTTGCGATTCAACCTCTAATTGAAAACTATTTCCAACATGGCATCGATTATTTAAAAATGGAAAATGCAATAGGAGTGAAGGCCTATCGTGAAAACGAGGAGATTGTAATTAAAATCAGTGACAATGGTTTAGGAATGTCTGAAATCCAGTATGGAGCAATCAATGAAGCCTTGGCTTTTAATCATGAGGTAAAAGTCAATTCAGTAGGCATTCACAATGTGAACACACGGCTAAGACTGTATTACGGCTCATCCTACCATATGAAGTATTTCCCAACCAAAAATGGTGGAACAACGATTGTCATACGTTTTAAAGACAAAGGAGAACAAACTTAA
- a CDS encoding DUF624 domain-containing protein has protein sequence MIAKGLETGFNRVYYLIKLSLYFWGLSLSGLMVVGFVPALLTLTEIHQEAAWNYKELTWKKSWALFKAYIIRGNQMMLIFGSTILFLLLNLYLSVQTQGFIFVVIDFLIIAVLFLMINVFILSILITVTYEINLSNTLKLAFITFFTSLKECLVAGICLVVIWTITYRYPGLILFISVGLSVAVVNQVTTKIFNRLKIESI, from the coding sequence ATGATAGCAAAAGGACTAGAAACAGGTTTTAACAGAGTGTACTATTTAATTAAATTGAGCTTGTACTTCTGGGGGTTAAGCTTAAGCGGCTTAATGGTAGTTGGTTTTGTGCCAGCTCTCTTGACCTTAACGGAGATTCATCAAGAAGCAGCTTGGAATTATAAAGAATTAACCTGGAAAAAAAGTTGGGCGCTATTTAAAGCGTATATTATTAGAGGGAACCAAATGATGTTGATTTTTGGAAGTACTATTTTATTTTTGTTATTAAATTTATATCTATCAGTTCAAACACAGGGATTTATCTTTGTGGTAATTGACTTTTTGATTATAGCTGTCTTATTTTTAATGATAAATGTCTTTATTTTAAGTATACTGATAACGGTTACGTATGAAATCAATCTATCTAATACTTTAAAATTAGCATTTATCACATTTTTTACAAGTTTAAAAGAATGCCTAGTTGCAGGAATTTGTTTAGTTGTGATTTGGACGATTACTTATCGTTATCCTGGACTTATTTTATTTATCAGTGTCGGCTTAAGCGTTGCGGTTGTCAATCAAGTAACAACTAAAATTTTTAATCGTTTAAAGATTGAATCCATTTAA
- a CDS encoding ABC transporter permease: protein MKKKGFWYHFNKNKMLLLMALPGALWLIFFFYIPVLGNVVAFKNFTYSDGGFFKSLQESPWVGFDNFKFLFSSSNAYIITRNTVLYNVVFIISGLVVAVMFAIILSEIRSKKMVKVYQTSMLLPYFLSWVIISYFVYSFLSPDKGLVNSILAGQAGDGINWYNEPKYWPFILVFMGIWKGVGYSSIIYFASIMGIDPTYYEAAMIDGATKWQQIKNVTLPQLAPLMTILTILAVGNIFRADFGLFYQVPRNSGALYEVTSVLDTYIYNGLTSSGDIGMASAAGLYQSVVGCILVIGTNLLVRKYDEESALF, encoded by the coding sequence ATGAAAAAGAAAGGTTTTTGGTATCATTTCAATAAAAATAAAATGCTTTTATTAATGGCTCTTCCAGGTGCATTATGGCTTATTTTCTTCTTTTACATTCCGGTTTTAGGGAATGTCGTGGCGTTTAAAAACTTTACTTATTCTGATGGTGGATTTTTTAAGAGTTTGCAAGAAAGTCCGTGGGTAGGATTTGATAACTTTAAATTCCTATTTAGCTCGTCGAATGCGTATATTATTACGAGAAATACCGTTCTTTATAATGTGGTCTTTATTATTAGCGGGCTGGTCGTAGCCGTTATGTTTGCCATTATTTTAAGTGAGATTCGTTCGAAGAAGATGGTGAAGGTGTATCAAACATCCATGCTGTTGCCGTATTTCTTATCATGGGTTATCATCAGTTATTTCGTTTATTCCTTCTTAAGCCCAGACAAAGGCTTAGTGAATTCGATCTTAGCAGGTCAAGCAGGGGACGGGATCAATTGGTACAATGAACCGAAATATTGGCCATTTATTTTAGTCTTTATGGGGATTTGGAAAGGTGTCGGTTATAGTAGTATTATCTACTTTGCTTCAATTATGGGGATTGACCCGACATATTATGAAGCAGCAATGATTGATGGTGCAACAAAATGGCAACAAATCAAAAATGTAACCTTGCCTCAATTAGCACCGTTAATGACTATTTTAACGATTTTAGCCGTAGGGAATATTTTTAGAGCTGACTTTGGTCTGTTTTATCAAGTTCCACGAAACTCAGGAGCCTTATACGAGGTAACTTCTGTTTTAGATACGTATATCTATAATGGGTTAACAAGTAGTGGAGATATCGGAATGGCTTCAGCAGCCGGCTTGTATCAATCGGTTGTGGGTTGTATTTTAGTTATTGGCACGAACTTATTGGTTCGCAAATATGACGAGGAATCAGCGCTATTCTAG
- a CDS encoding ABC transporter substrate-binding protein — protein sequence MNKTFKKMLVSGAAFALLGGVLAGCGGLKGDAGKATKDDDGKTLLMYQIGDKPENYDQLMEVANKRIKDKIGYKVNLQYIGWGDYEKKMSVITSSGENYDIALAKNYVANAQKGAYADLTDMLPKYAKESYDMLDEAYIQGNTVNGKLYAMPVNGNVYAQQVLSFNSTFLDKYNLDVSNVKTLADMEPMLKVIKEKEPNVVPVAAGSGWRVIRDIEYVMDDKVPLAVDIHGDTTKIINPYETGDGVIPDLKTMHKFYELGYVAKDAATSNTDYNLESDTWFARIETQGPYDYGDTLLTRAAQKPIVSRPITSPIKNTANARMANFVVSNNSKNKEKSVELLNLLNSDPELLNGLVYGIEDETWKKLDNDRVELLKAYGPKNHMSAWNTGNNEIVYLEKSITDEQIEKRKDSIENAEKSPLLGFNFVTDNVKTELTNINNVMSQYLDGLHTGTLDPDKALPEMNQKLNGAGLEKVKAEMQKQFDEFNKSKK from the coding sequence ATGAACAAAACGTTCAAAAAAATGTTGGTCTCAGGTGCAGCATTTGCACTTCTTGGAGGCGTGTTGGCAGGTTGTGGTGGCTTAAAAGGGGATGCTGGAAAAGCCACAAAAGATGATGATGGCAAAACTTTATTGATGTATCAAATTGGAGACAAGCCAGAAAATTACGATCAATTGATGGAAGTTGCGAATAAGCGTATCAAAGATAAGATTGGCTATAAAGTGAATTTACAATACATTGGTTGGGGCGATTATGAAAAGAAAATGTCAGTGATTACCTCATCAGGTGAAAACTATGATATTGCATTAGCGAAAAACTATGTAGCAAACGCTCAAAAAGGGGCCTATGCTGATTTAACAGATATGCTCCCTAAGTATGCGAAAGAAAGCTACGACATGTTAGATGAAGCTTATATTCAAGGAAATACTGTGAATGGAAAGCTTTACGCAATGCCAGTTAATGGCAACGTGTATGCACAACAAGTTTTATCATTTAACTCAACGTTCCTAGATAAATACAACTTAGATGTTTCAAATGTAAAAACATTGGCAGATATGGAACCAATGTTAAAAGTAATCAAAGAGAAAGAACCGAATGTCGTTCCTGTAGCGGCCGGATCTGGCTGGAGAGTCATCCGTGATATTGAATACGTAATGGACGATAAAGTTCCGTTGGCAGTAGATATTCATGGGGATACAACAAAAATCATTAACCCATATGAAACTGGGGATGGCGTGATTCCAGACCTAAAAACAATGCACAAATTCTATGAGTTAGGTTATGTGGCAAAAGATGCCGCAACAAGCAACACAGACTATAATTTAGAATCAGACACATGGTTTGCTCGTATTGAAACACAAGGCCCATACGATTACGGCGATACTTTATTAACAAGAGCGGCTCAAAAACCAATCGTATCTAGACCGATTACAAGTCCAATCAAAAATACTGCCAATGCACGTATGGCAAACTTCGTAGTATCAAATAATTCTAAAAACAAAGAAAAATCAGTTGAACTTTTAAACCTATTAAACTCTGATCCTGAATTATTAAATGGCTTAGTTTACGGAATTGAAGACGAAACTTGGAAAAAATTAGACAATGATCGCGTTGAGTTATTAAAAGCATATGGACCAAAAAATCATATGTCTGCATGGAATACAGGAAACAATGAAATTGTTTACCTTGAAAAATCAATTACAGATGAACAAATCGAGAAAAGAAAAGACAGCATTGAAAATGCTGAAAAATCTCCATTACTTGGCTTTAATTTTGTAACGGATAATGTGAAAACAGAATTAACCAATATCAATAATGTCATGAGTCAATATTTAGATGGATTGCACACCGGAACATTGGATCCTGATAAAGCTCTACCAGAAATGAATCAAAAATTAAACGGTGCTGGGCTTGAAAAAGTAAAAGCAGAAATGCAAAAACAATTTGATGAATTTAACAAATCAAAAAAATAA